The Chryseolinea soli nucleotide sequence TTCTTCGTCCTGGATGAGAAAGAGAATTTTTTTTCCGTCCGGGCTCCATTCATAATCCGAAATGCTGGCTTTGAATTTGGTTTGTTGGTGAGCTTCACCTCCCCGGCGGTCCATCAACCAAAGCTGGCTTTTGTCTTTTGCTTTTTCGCGACCGGAAAGAAAGCTGATCCACCGGCCGTCGGGACTAAACCGGGGACTGCTTTCGCCCTCTTCGGTGTAGGTGAGTTGTATGGCCCCGCTGCCATCGGTGGCCACCATCCAGATATTATTGTCGTTGGTGTCGCGGGCTGAATCGGGTGTCGATACGGTGTAGGCCACCCATTTGCCATCGGGTGAGAGATGAGGGTCCTTGACGGCTTTGACGTGATAGACATCGGACGGGTGCAAGAGCCGTTGTGCTGAACCCATGATCGACAGGGATAGCAGAAAGATGAGGGATAAGGACTTCATGTATGCAAAGGAGGTTTAGGATGCTGAAAGTTAATTTTTTTCATCATCCCAGGCCAACCACTCAACACCTTCTCATAAAAAATCCCTTCGAACGTCTTTCGAAGGGATTTTCATGCATAGAAAAACTAGTATAGAAAAAATGGTTATTACATTACTCCGACCGCAGTGATTTTACGGGGTTCACGACGGCTGCTTTGAACGAACGGTACCCCACCGTGGCCATGGCGATGATCAGCGTAGTGACGAGGCCAATCAAAAATATTCCGGGACCGATCGTGATCTTGTAGGCGAATTCATCTAAAAACATGTTCATGACCCACCAGGCCATCGGCGCCGCGATCAGGAAGCCGAGACCGATGAGCTTCAGGAACTCGCGCGAAAACATAATCACGATACTTTCCACCGAAGCGCCCATCACTTTGCGGACGCCGATCTCTTTGGTCTTTTGGTTTGCCATGAACGTTACCAGGCCGAACAATCCGAGGCAGCCGATGAAAATAGCGATGGATGAGAAGACACTCAACAGCACCGATATTCTTCGCTCGCCTTCATAAAATTCCTCGATTTGTTGATCCAGAAATTCATAGCTGAAAATATAGTCGGGGTATGCCCGCTCCCACACCGGTTTCAGGTGCGCTAAAACATCCTGCACGGCACCGGCCTTCACTTGCAACGCTAAATATCTGTATTCCGAAACCTGGTTCATCAGGACCAACGGTTCGATGGCACTGCGCAGCGATACCGTGTGAAAATCTTTCACCACACCCACCACAGGGAGTGTTTTACCCCGCATCTTCAAAATCTTTCCTTCGATTTCAGCGGCATTAGCAAAGCCCACGGTGTGGGCAAGCTTTTCATTCACAACAAATCCCGTGGCCGTGTCGAGGTCTTGCAAATTTTTTCCTGCGATGAATTGCAAACCGAATAGCGATGCATAATTGCCGTCGATCTGTTTCACTTGCGTGGCGAAATTCTCATCGCCACCTTCTACTTTCAAATTGGTACCGGACACGTGGCCGGAAGAAGGAGGATCGCTGTTCAAGCTCACGGCTTGCACACCGCTCATCACGGCCACTTCTTCGCGAAGCGTACGGAGCTTGCTCACTCCATCCATTGCGCGAACAGAAACGCGCTCGGGGACGGGTACCACAAGGATGGCATCTTTCCGAAAGCCGAGATCTTTTTTCTGAAAATAATTCATCTGGTCGATCACGACGATGGTGCCGATGATAAAAAATTGAGAGATCATGAACTGCGCCACTACCAATCCCCTGCGCAGGTTATAGCCGGACGAATTTTTATTGCTGATCAGATTCTTCAATGCCAACGCCGGCTGAAAGCCCGATACGACAAAGGCCGGGTACAATCCCGCCATGAGCGCCACGGTGGCAGAAACCAAAATGATGAAACCCCACAACTGGAGATCGGAACCAAAATTCAACGACAAATGTAGATCGAGGAAAGGGTTGAGGAACGTGAGCGCCAGTTGTGACAACGCAATGGCAATGAGCAATGAGATCAGCGTGATCAAACCGGTCTCGCCCAAGAACTGCCGGATCAATTGACTCTTGGTGCTGCCCAACGATTTGCGTATACCTACCTCTTTCGAACGCTTGATGGCCTCAGCGGTAGCGAGGTTCACAAAGTTGATACAAGCTGTAATGATGAGGATGAATCCGATCACGCTAAAGGCCATCAACATGCCGCGCTCCACGGTGTTGTAGCTGAACGTCTCATAGCGCGTGTCGAAATGAAGATCGCTCAACGGTTCTAAGGCGAACTGTGTGTTATCCGGGTCATCTTTGCCGATGTATTTTTCAGCAAACGCCGGCAGACGGCTTGCTATTTTCGACGGTGTTTCGCCTTCCTTCAATAAAATATAACATTGCTGGTCACTCCAGATGCTGTTCCAGCCCGATTGTTCACGGTCTTTTTTTACGGTGATGTAGGAGAGCATCACATCAAAAGGAAAATCGGTATTGCCGGGATAGTCTTCGGCCACCGCCGCGACTTTATATTCGATGTTTTCAAATTTCAACACTTCACCGATGGCATCTTCTTTGCCGAAATATTTTAATGCCGAACGCTTCGAGATCACAGCGCTGTTCGGTTCGGCCAGTCCTTTCTGGGCGTCTCCGATCAACACGGGCCGGTCGAACATCTGGAAAAACCCAGGTTCGATGATCACCACGCCGCTTCGTTCTTCGTATTTCTTTGGTTCACCCTTCTGTTGCGGTATGGTGATCAACGCGCCCGCACGATACTCCCCGAACATGACGTTCTCAACTTCGGGAAAATCCGTGCGGAATGCATCCGGCAAAACCGTGGGCACGCCCGACGTATATTGCTTGCCATCGTTGCCGTCTGACTCGCTCACGACACGATAAATGCGATCGCGCTTGGCATGAAAGTTATCATAGCTGGACAAGTGCCTCACCAGGAGAAAAAGCACCAAACTGCACGTGATCCCCATGGCCAATCCCGAAATGTTGATGAGGGTGCTGCCCTTGCCCCGGAGCAGGTTTCGGATGGCCGTTTTAAAATAGTTTTTCAGCATAAATTTTTCTCTGGAAATGTTGGAACAACTCAAGACGAGTGCCAGGGTAAAAAAGGCTTAGGATGGGCTCTAATTTAGGTGTTGAACCGCTTAGGTTGTACACAAACGACCCATTTCGTCCGCTATCGAACAGTGTTTTCGAAATTATTCCTGCCCGTTCTACGTTAATGACACTGAATCCTTATTTTTGAGCCATGCTTCAGCAGATCTTGGTCGGTTCGATTTTTTTGGGCGCCGTGGTTTACGTCGGAAGGCTTATCTATAAAAGCTTTCAAGTGAAGTCGGGGTGTGCCACGGGTTGTGGGAAATGTGGCGCCGTGGATTTTGAAAAGATCGAAGCACAGATCAAAAAAGAAGGGCTGTAAAAATTGCGATAGACGACCCGTTAAGCAAAAATCTTTGTTCCCTCCGTACAGTTCTTACAAATCTCAATCTCACTTCTCGAATGCAGCAGCGACGACCGGAAGGCGTTGTATTTTTCGCTATTCCAGATGTCGCGGAACGAGTCTTTCTTCAGGTCGCCCAGCACAAAGTGGGCATCCTTATCGAAGCAGCAGGGCACTACCTTGCCGTCCCAGGTAATGACACAGCTGTGCCACATTTTCCAGCACTCATTGAGCATCTTATTCTTGAGCGCATAGGAACCGTCGCTCATCTTGCGATAGCGTGAGTATTGGTCTTGCTCGGGAATGAGCGGCGAGCCTTGTTTGTAGTTATAGATCTGCGCCGTTTTCAACACCACTTGGTCGACGCCAAGCTTTTCGGCCAGGGCGTATACTTCCGGGATCTGGTGTTCATTGGGTTTTACGACCAGGAATTGAAAGATGACATGGGGGGTCCGGGATTTCAATTCCTTTTTCCAGCGCAAAATGTTTTGTGCGCCTTCCAGCACTTTGTCTAACGAGCCGCCTACGCGGTAATTTTGATAGGTGTCCTGCGAGGTGCCATCGATGGAGATGATGAGCCGGTCAAGGGAAGACTGCACCGTGGCCTTGGCCATATCGTCTTTTAAATAATGTGCATTGGTCGACGTGGCCGTATAGATCCCCTTGCGGGACGCATAGTTCACCATGTCGAGGAACTGCGGATGCAAAAATGGCTCGCCCTGAAAATAGAACGTGAGGTAACTGAGGGTAGGCGCCAATTGATCGATCACGTTGCGAAACAATTCTTCCTGCAACATGCCCGTGGGGCGTGTGAACGAACGCAGACCGCTGGGGCACTCGGGGCAACGCAGGTTGCACGATGTGGTGGGCTCGAACGAGAGGCTGATGGGCAGGCCTTGGATGGAAGGCTTCCCGGTGAAGGTCGAGGTGTGAAAGCTGGTATAGATGCGCGCCGCATTCAGCGCCCGGCCGAACGAGCTTTTGGCCATCATATTCACGCTATCGCGGAAATTAACCTTCATGCACCCTGCGTTGATTCGGCAGCAAGGTAAGGATAAATTGCCGCCCCTGCCCATTCCCCACCCGGTGTAAGCGTGCCTTTCTTCAGGATCTCTTCCGTCTGAGCCTATCAAAAAGTTCAGGCAGGTTTATATCTTGCAAAGGTTTATTTCACAGCTCATGAAAAAATGTATTGGGGCCTGCATCCTGTTTTTCGCCTTCATGGGCGCCTATGCCCAAGCGTTATCCGACCGCGCCACGATCTCCGTGATCACCTGCGGACCTTTCCAGGGAGAATTGTATTCGGCCTTCGGACACAACGCCATTCGCGTGTATGACCCCGACCAGAACATCGACGCCGTCTTCAACTATGGCGTATTCGACTTCGACCAACCCCATTTCTACCTCAACTTCGCCCGCGGCTATCTCTTTTACAAGCTGGCCGCCTATGACTACCGGCGTTTTCAATCGTCCTACATCTACTACAACCGTTTCCTTCACGCCCAGGAACTGAATCTCACTCCCGAGCAGAAACAGAAATTGTTCGACTACCTGATGTGGAATCGGAAACCCGAAAACGAAACTTACCGCTACGACTATTTCTACAACAACTGCGCAACCAAGATCCGCGATGTAGTCGTAACCGCCCTCGGCAAGGACGTTACATTCGATGGCTCCTATATCAAAACCGATTACACCATCCGCCAACTCACCGACCTCTACCTGGGCCATCAGCCTTGGGGCGATCTCGGCATTGACATCTGCCTGGGTCTTCCCATGGATAAAAAGGCCTCGCCTTATGAATACATGTTCCTGCCCGACTACATCGAGTCGGGATTTGATCACGCGACCATACAACAAAACGGCACTACGGTTCCCCTGGTAAAAGCCAAGGTCAACGTATACGACGCGCGCCCCGAAGAAATACCGGGCGGCTTGCCACATCCCCTCTACGTGTTTGGAACGCTTGCCTTACTCTGCATCGCGATCACCGCATGGGATTTCAAAAGAGGAAAACCGTCCACTTGGCTGGACGGCACACTCCTCACCGTGACAGGTCTTTTGGGGTTCCTCCTTTTCTTTTTATGGTTCTTCACCGACCATCAGGCGGCAGCAAAAAATTTCAACTTGCTTTGGGCACTACCCTCCAATCTGGTCGCAGCCATTGCGCTCTTCCGCCGGCCGATGTGGCTGAAGAAATATTTTCTCGGCTTGGCTATACTCAGCGCGCTGCTGTTGCTTACCTGGCCCATATTGCCTCAACAACTTCATACATCGCTGATCCCGATCGTCATCGCTATTCTGATACGCGCGTTCACACAATACAAGCTTTGGAAAAAATAAACCCCGGGGTTCGCCCAGGGTCTTTGATAAAGGATCTCGTTCGTGTGGCTCAAATTTCAGAACCATCATGCTTAAAGATGGATCGGGCGATTCGCCGTAGCCGCAAGACACGCTTCTTTCACGGCTTCCATATAGGTCGGGTGAGCATGCGACATTCTTGAAACGTCCTCCGCAGATGCGCGGAACTCCATCGCCGTAACACCGGCGGCGATCATATCGGCAGCCCGCGCGCCGATGATGTGAACGCCAAGGATCTCGTCGGTTTGTTTATCGGCGAGGATCTTTACAAAACCATCGGTGTCCATGCTGGCGCGTGCTCTTCCCAAGGCTTTGTAAGGGAAGTTGCCCACCTTATAGGCCTTGCCATCGGTTTTCAATTGTTCTTCGGTATAGCCTACGCTGGCCACTTCCGGCCAGGTGTATACCACGCCGGGAATGAGCAGGTAATGCACGTGAGGCTTTTGTCCCGCAAATTGTTCTGCTACAAACGTCCCCTCCTCCTCGGCTTTGTGCGCGAGCATGGCGCCACGCACCACATCCCCGATTGCATAGATATTGTCGACCTTGGTTTTCAAATGCTCGTCTACCGGAATTTGACCTTTCACGGTTTCGATACCAACCTTATCCAACCCAAGTCCGTCGGTGTAGGGTCTTCTGCCGATGCTCACCAAACAGTAGTCGCCTTTCAGTTCGATGGTTTTTCCGTCTTTGGCCTCGGCTTTCACCACCACTTCATTGCCTGTGTTCTGGACCGACGTCACTTTGTGACCGAGGAAAAAATCCATGCCCAGTTTCTTGGTCACTTTCAAAAGCTCTTTGCCCAATGAACCGTCCATCGTGGGGATAAGACTGTCGAGGAACTCGACTACCGTTACTTTGGATCCCAAACGCGCGTACACTGAGCCAAGCTCCATGCCGATCACGCCGCCACCAATGACAATGAAATGCTTCGGTACTTCCTTCAGTTCCAGTGCTTCCGTGCTGGAGATGATCCTCTTTTTGTCGAATGGCGCAAAGGGAAGGGGTGTAGGCTTGGAGCCGGTGGCGATGATCACGCGCTCGGTCGTGATGGTCGTTTCCTTGCCGTCTTTTGCCGTTACCTTGATCGTATTTTTATCGACAAACGATCCTACGCCGGTCAGTACGTCGATCTTATTTTTCTTCATCAGGAAAGCGATGCCGTCTACGTTGGCCTTCACCACGCCGCTTTTCCGTTTGATCATTTGGGTGATGTTCACCTTCGGTGCAGGAATGTCGATCCCATGCTCGGCAAAATGTTCCTTGGCGGTGATGAAATGCTCTGAAGAATCCAGCAAAGCTTTGGAGGGAATACAGCCTACGTTGAGGCAGGTGCCGCCCAGGGTATCGTATTTTTCGATGATGGCGGTTTTAAAACCGAGTTGTGCACAACGAATGGCTGCTACGTAACCACCAGGTCCCGAGCCAATAACTGCGACATTGTATTGCATAAGATCTTAATTGTTATTTTCTAAAAGTTTATAAACGATGCGAATCGATGCTCCTACGGTGGCAACATTATTATATGGCGTGTCCTTTTTTGTGCCCATATAGCCAACGCCGGGTATCAAATAGACGGGAAAATTGTCCTCGTCGTATGCCGTCACAACATAACTGAACCGAGCCTGAAAATTAACGGAAAATCTCGAGTTCCCTATTGGCAGCCGGTAGCCGGGCTGTACTTCAAGGGCAACCAAACGGCTGGACTGCTCCAGCGTCCTGAACGTATCGCCGTAATAATTTCCCTCATCGCGGAACCGAACCTTGAACCGCTCGGTAAAGTCCGAATACACGACATCGGCCAGGAGATAAAATTGTCTGAATGGCCCGGGATGTTTGAGGATCATTCCGCCAGCACCCAGGCGAAGGTAGTGCCCTTGGTTGAAATAGGTAGAATTTTGGTAGAGCGTATCCTTTTTCACATTGGCAAACCCCACGGCCATATCAATCATGATGCCGTTTTTCGACGTGTAGATCAGTGAAGGTTCCAGCACATAGCCGCTGTTGTAAAAAATCGGCATGGTCTTCAATACGTCGAATCCTACGGAAAGTCCAGCAGGCGATTGACCAAGTGCCGTGTGGCTAACGATCGCCAACATCACGATAACGGATAGGTGTCTAGTCATTGATATAAACGGTTATTTGACTAGAACTCGAGGACTGCAATGCGACATTTGAAAACGTTGTGGGCTTGCCCACCTGGCAATTGTCGACATCCAAATAAAAACCACACTCCTTCGACTGCAGTTTGGGGGTTAATTCATACTGAATGCTAAGCGTATCCCTTCGGGTGTCATTTTGAAATATCAGAATTGTCTTGTTCTGCTTTCTGGTCAGGGGTAGCCCTGCATGGAGGTCGTAGATTGGAATTTCCTTCCCGGGTTGTTCGCCATCCATTCCATATACCGATGTGTACTGGCGATCGTTGGCGAAATAGACAAAGGCCACAAACGGGTCCTCCGAAAAGCACGAGCGCCTGCACCCGGAAAAAGTAAGCAGGTATGACAAAAAAACAACACTCAGTAAGATACTGACGATCCTCATTCTCATACCTGCTTCTTATCTGATAGACAACTTAAATCAATTAAACACCGAGGATCAATCTTCCCGGGTCTTCCATCATCTCCTTCACCCGCACCAGGAAGCTCACCGACTCGCGACCGTCTACAATGCGGTGGTCATACGATAAGGCTACATACATGATCGGGCGGATCACGATCTCACCGTTCTTCACCACCGGGCGCTCCACGATGTTGTGCATACCTAAGATCGCCGATTGCGGCGGGTTCAGGATGGGCGTTGAAAGCATAGAGCCAAACACACCGCCGTTGGTGATCGAGAAGGTTCCCCCCGTCATTTCCTCGATGGAAAGTTTTCCGTCACGGCCTTTCGTGGCCAGGCGCACCACTTCGCTCTCGATCTGGTTGAAGCTAAGGGCTTCCGCATTGCGGATCACCGGCACCACCAAACCTCTCGGCGTAGACACCGCGATGGATACATCGCAGTAGTCATGATAAATGATCTCGTCGCCGTTGATCGACGCGTTCACTGCGGGGAACTCTTTCAAGGCGGCACACACGGCCTTGGTGAAGAAGGACATGAAGCCCAGGCCGACACCATATTTTTCCTTGAATTGATCTTTGTACTTCGAACGCAAGTCCATGACCGGCTTCATGTCCACCTCGTTGAACGTGGTCAGCATGGCGGTTTCATTTTTCACCGATACCAATCGCTTGGCGATGGTCTTGCGCAGTGATGTCATTTTTTCGTTGCGCACATTGCGTCCTCCACCGGAAGCAATCACCGGCGGGGCCAATGGCGCTTTGGTCTCTGCGGGCTTTCCTGCCGTGGCCGCAGGGGCCTGGGCTTTCTGAGCATTTTGCGCGTCGGTCTGTGTGATTCTTCCGCCTACACCGGTTCCGGAAACCTGGTTGGCTGGAATACCTTTTTCATCCAGGATCTTTGCCGCCGTGGGCGAAGGATGACCGGCAGCATACGTTTTGTCGCCCGCTACCGCAGCAGTAGCCACGGCAGGTTGTGTTGCTGCTGCCCCATTCGAAGCGGCTGCACCGTCGGTGATCTCAATTCTGCAAATGAGACCGCCTATGGGGAGCGTTGTCTTTTCCTTGGCTACGATGCGCAGGATGCCCGTGGCTTCAGCAGGCAATTCAAAAGTGGCTTTGTCGGATTCCACTTCGGCAATGACTTCGTCCAACTTCACCAGGTCGCCGTCTTTTTTCAGCCAGGTCGAAATGGTCACCTCCGTGATGGACTCGCCCACGGTGGGCACTTTCATTTCTTTCACACCGCCGGCTTTCTTGGGTTCGGCTGGTGCCTGGGCTGCAGGCGCTGCTGCCGGTGGGGCCGCAGGTTGTGCTGGTGCAGGACTTGCTGCCGTGGCGCCCGAAGGTTCCACTTCGCAGAGGAGGCCGCCGATGGGAACCGTCTCGCCTTGTTGTTTGATGATCTTCAATACCCCGGCACTGGGCGCCGTGAGCTCGAAGGTTGCTTTATCCGACTCCAGTTCGGCAATCACTTCATCCAACTTCACCACATCGCCGTCTTTTTTAAGCCAGTTCGCGATGGTCACTTCCGTGATGGACTCGCCGACTGTGGGCACTTTTATTTGAATAGCCATTCCCTTTTGATTTTTTTATTTGAACGATATGTTTTTTTGACGGCCAAGGCCGTGACATGTTTCTGGTTTAGATCTCGAATGCTTTGTTCGCCAATTTCTCTTGTTCCACTTTATGAACTTTAGAGAAACCGGTTGCCGGCGATGCGCTGGCCTTGCGCGATACCACTTCAAACTCCTGCTTCGGCATCATCCGGAGGATGAACGAATAGGCACCCATGTTGGCAGGTTCTTCCTGTGCCCATACCACCTTGGCGTCCTTGTATTTCTTCAGGACAGCTTTCAGTTGTTTCTCAGGGAAAGGATACAGTTGCTCGATGCGCACGATGGCCGTGTCTTTTGCTTTGCGCTTCTGCTGTACTTCGGCCAGGTCATAATAGAGCTTGCCCGAGCAAAGAATAACGCGCTTCACATCTTTCGCCGGTACGCCCGTAGGATCATCCAGCACTTCACTGAAGCTGCCCGACGTGAATTCCTTCATCGGTGAAATAACGGCGGGATGTCTCAACAACGACTTGGGTGAGAACACTACGCAGGGTTTACGGAATTGCCACGTCACTTGTCTTCTCAGCAAGTGGAAGAAGTTCGACGGCGTGGTAGGATTCGACACGATCATGTTGTACTCCGCGGCCAACTGCAGGAACCGCTCCGGGCGACAGCTGGAGTGCTCAGGTCCCTGACCTTCGTAGCCGTGCGGCAGCAACATCACGAGACCGTTCATCCGTTGCCACTTCGATTCGGCAGAAGAAAGGAACTGATCGATGATCACTTGCGCACCGTTCACGAAGTCACCAAATTGTGCTTCCCATAACACCAATGCACTGGGTGAAGACATGGCATAACCATACTCAAATCCCAACACACCAAATTCAGACAACAACGAGTTGTAGATCTTGAATTTCGTCTGGGTCTTGTCGATGTTGTCGAGGCCGCAATACGGCTCGT carries:
- a CDS encoding ABC transporter permease, producing the protein MLKNYFKTAIRNLLRGKGSTLINISGLAMGITCSLVLFLLVRHLSSYDNFHAKRDRIYRVVSESDGNDGKQYTSGVPTVLPDAFRTDFPEVENVMFGEYRAGALITIPQQKGEPKKYEERSGVVIIEPGFFQMFDRPVLIGDAQKGLAEPNSAVISKRSALKYFGKEDAIGEVLKFENIEYKVAAVAEDYPGNTDFPFDVMLSYITVKKDREQSGWNSIWSDQQCYILLKEGETPSKIASRLPAFAEKYIGKDDPDNTQFALEPLSDLHFDTRYETFSYNTVERGMLMAFSVIGFILIITACINFVNLATAEAIKRSKEVGIRKSLGSTKSQLIRQFLGETGLITLISLLIAIALSQLALTFLNPFLDLHLSLNFGSDLQLWGFIILVSATVALMAGLYPAFVVSGFQPALALKNLISNKNSSGYNLRRGLVVAQFMISQFFIIGTIVVIDQMNYFQKKDLGFRKDAILVVPVPERVSVRAMDGVSKLRTLREEVAVMSGVQAVSLNSDPPSSGHVSGTNLKVEGGDENFATQVKQIDGNYASLFGLQFIAGKNLQDLDTATGFVVNEKLAHTVGFANAAEIEGKILKMRGKTLPVVGVVKDFHTVSLRSAIEPLVLMNQVSEYRYLALQVKAGAVQDVLAHLKPVWERAYPDYIFSYEFLDQQIEEFYEGERRISVLLSVFSSIAIFIGCLGLFGLVTFMANQKTKEIGVRKVMGASVESIVIMFSREFLKLIGLGFLIAAPMAWWVMNMFLDEFAYKITIGPGIFLIGLVTTLIIAMATVGYRSFKAAVVNPVKSLRSE
- a CDS encoding FeoB-associated Cys-rich membrane protein is translated as MLQQILVGSIFLGAVVYVGRLIYKSFQVKSGCATGCGKCGAVDFEKIEAQIKKEGL
- a CDS encoding radical SAM/SPASM domain-containing protein yields the protein MKVNFRDSVNMMAKSSFGRALNAARIYTSFHTSTFTGKPSIQGLPISLSFEPTTSCNLRCPECPSGLRSFTRPTGMLQEELFRNVIDQLAPTLSYLTFYFQGEPFLHPQFLDMVNYASRKGIYTATSTNAHYLKDDMAKATVQSSLDRLIISIDGTSQDTYQNYRVGGSLDKVLEGAQNILRWKKELKSRTPHVIFQFLVVKPNEHQIPEVYALAEKLGVDQVVLKTAQIYNYKQGSPLIPEQDQYSRYRKMSDGSYALKNKMLNECWKMWHSCVITWDGKVVPCCFDKDAHFVLGDLKKDSFRDIWNSEKYNAFRSSLLHSRSEIEICKNCTEGTKIFA
- a CDS encoding DUF4105 domain-containing protein, with product MKKCIGACILFFAFMGAYAQALSDRATISVITCGPFQGELYSAFGHNAIRVYDPDQNIDAVFNYGVFDFDQPHFYLNFARGYLFYKLAAYDYRRFQSSYIYYNRFLHAQELNLTPEQKQKLFDYLMWNRKPENETYRYDYFYNNCATKIRDVVVTALGKDVTFDGSYIKTDYTIRQLTDLYLGHQPWGDLGIDICLGLPMDKKASPYEYMFLPDYIESGFDHATIQQNGTTVPLVKAKVNVYDARPEEIPGGLPHPLYVFGTLALLCIAITAWDFKRGKPSTWLDGTLLTVTGLLGFLLFFLWFFTDHQAAAKNFNLLWALPSNLVAAIALFRRPMWLKKYFLGLAILSALLLLTWPILPQQLHTSLIPIVIAILIRAFTQYKLWKK
- the lpdA gene encoding dihydrolipoyl dehydrogenase, which gives rise to MQYNVAVIGSGPGGYVAAIRCAQLGFKTAIIEKYDTLGGTCLNVGCIPSKALLDSSEHFITAKEHFAEHGIDIPAPKVNITQMIKRKSGVVKANVDGIAFLMKKNKIDVLTGVGSFVDKNTIKVTAKDGKETTITTERVIIATGSKPTPLPFAPFDKKRIISSTEALELKEVPKHFIVIGGGVIGMELGSVYARLGSKVTVVEFLDSLIPTMDGSLGKELLKVTKKLGMDFFLGHKVTSVQNTGNEVVVKAEAKDGKTIELKGDYCLVSIGRRPYTDGLGLDKVGIETVKGQIPVDEHLKTKVDNIYAIGDVVRGAMLAHKAEEEGTFVAEQFAGQKPHVHYLLIPGVVYTWPEVASVGYTEEQLKTDGKAYKVGNFPYKALGRARASMDTDGFVKILADKQTDEILGVHIIGARAADMIAAGVTAMEFRASAEDVSRMSHAHPTYMEAVKEACLAATANRPIHL
- a CDS encoding DUF6452 family protein gives rise to the protein MRMRIVSILLSVVFLSYLLTFSGCRRSCFSEDPFVAFVYFANDRQYTSVYGMDGEQPGKEIPIYDLHAGLPLTRKQNKTILIFQNDTRRDTLSIQYELTPKLQSKECGFYLDVDNCQVGKPTTFSNVALQSSSSSQITVYIND
- the odhB gene encoding 2-oxoglutarate dehydrogenase complex dihydrolipoyllysine-residue succinyltransferase yields the protein MAIQIKVPTVGESITEVTIANWLKKDGDVVKLDEVIAELESDKATFELTAPSAGVLKIIKQQGETVPIGGLLCEVEPSGATAASPAPAQPAAPPAAAPAAQAPAEPKKAGGVKEMKVPTVGESITEVTISTWLKKDGDLVKLDEVIAEVESDKATFELPAEATGILRIVAKEKTTLPIGGLICRIEITDGAAASNGAAATQPAVATAAVAGDKTYAAGHPSPTAAKILDEKGIPANQVSGTGVGGRITQTDAQNAQKAQAPAATAGKPAETKAPLAPPVIASGGGRNVRNEKMTSLRKTIAKRLVSVKNETAMLTTFNEVDMKPVMDLRSKYKDQFKEKYGVGLGFMSFFTKAVCAALKEFPAVNASINGDEIIYHDYCDVSIAVSTPRGLVVPVIRNAEALSFNQIESEVVRLATKGRDGKLSIEEMTGGTFSITNGGVFGSMLSTPILNPPQSAILGMHNIVERPVVKNGEIVIRPIMYVALSYDHRIVDGRESVSFLVRVKEMMEDPGRLILGV